The region TAGTGTTGCAACTGTTTATAATAATTTGCGTTTATTTAAAAAAATTGGTTTTGTAGAAGAAATGACTTATGGGGATGGATCTAGTCGTTTCGACTTTGCTTCAACTCAGCATTATCATGCTATTTGTGAAAGTTGCGGTAAAATTGAAGACATCTATTATCCAGGGTTAGAAGATGTTGAAGCAGTGGCGCACAATTTAACAGGATATCAAGTGACTCGTCATCGGATGGAAGTCTATGGGATATGCCCTGAATGCCAAGCAAAAATGAACATAGCAGAAAGTTAACTTGCAATTCCGATAATAGTTGTTTTCACTCAGCTGTTATTGGAATTTTTTTCATAAAACAGTTAAACAGATTGAAGGGACTTTAAAGACCAGTGGAGACTTGTTTTTTACTTTTAGAAAAGCGATAATAGCAGCAATAGACTAAAAATAACGGTAGTGTAAAATGAACTGTTGCAAAAAGGGGAATCTGCATGACCACATTAAACGATGTTGCCAAAAAAGCTAATGTATCAAAAATGACAGTTTCGCGCGTGATCAATCATCCAGAACAAGTGACCGATGAACTGAAATCACTTGTATTTGAAGCGATGGAAGAACTGAACTACCGGCCTAATGTAGCCGCTAAAGCTTTAGCAAACAATCGCACACAAATCATTAAACTATTTATATTGGAAGAGATGGACACAACTGAACCGTATTATATGAATTTATTAACTGGTATTGCACAGGAATTAGATGCTCGCCATTATTCGCTGCAATTAGTAACGAAAAATAATTTCGATATTGGGGCATGCGATGGTTACATTATGTGCGGTGTTCGTGAAAAAGATTATGAATGGATAGGACGTGCCAACAAACCGGTAGTTTTATTCGGTGAAAATCGGCATGGGTATGATTTCGTCGATTCCGATAACCAAGCTGGTGTGGCCATGGCAACACAATATGCTATTGATTTAGGGTACCAACAAGTTATGTTTATTGGAATCGATATTGACGAGCTGTTTGAAAAATCAAGAGAAACAGGTTACCTACAAACGATGCAAAAGAACCAATTACCGCCAAAAATCATACGTTTTGGGAATCACTCAAGTGGAGCAGCACAATACATCAAAGAACATTGGACTCATTTTTCACCAAACACTATTTTTGTGTGCAGCTCTGATCGTTTAGCGATCGGCATAGAGCGAGGTATCCTTGAAATGGGTGGAAAGATTCCTAGTGACTTTGGCATTATTGGACACGATGGAGTCTTCTTGGATCAAATAGCTTTTCCGCAGTTAACTACTGTTAAACAAGCTGTAATTGAAATGGGTGGGGCTTGTGCAAAAATGTTAATGACTAAAATTGAACAAAACGGCGCAGCTCAAGAAAAAGTGTTATTCACACCAGAATTGATTACAAGAGGAACGACGAGAAAAGAACGATAAAAATAAACTAGTAAAGTGAGGCGAGTGAAATGAAAAAAGCAATGATCGTGGTAAATCCTTCATCTGGCAGTGAACAGGCTGAAAAATACGTTGACCAATTGAAAGCACAACTACAAAGTCACTTTGAGCAAATTGTCGTGAATAAAACAACTAAAGCAGGAGATGCAATACACTTTGCAAATAAAGCAGCGTTCTATCAATTTGATGCTCTTTTCTTAATGGGCGGTGATGGCACGATAAATGAAGGAATAAATGGTATCGCTATTCATGAACACCAACCAACTGTAGGAATCATTCCATTAGGAACGGTAAATAATTTTGCGCGTGCGTTAGAAATCTCTGTCGTACCCGAAGAAGCCATTGGTAATTTGGAACTAACCAGTCAAAAGAAAGTTGACTTAGGGAAAATAAACGATACTTATTTTGTTAGTACTGTCTCGGTTGGGCCTATTCCGGAAAGCGTGCAAAACGTAGATACTGACTCTAAGACTAAATTTGGGCCGTTAGCTTATGTTTTTGAAGGACTAAAAGCTTTGACTGATGAACATACTGCCCTTTTTGACTTAACGTTAGATGGAGAAAAAATTGAAGAGCACTACAGTATGCTGCTTATTGCTTTAAGCAACTCTGTTACAGGAATTGGAACAGTTTTTTCTTCAGCTGAAACAGATGATGGTTATTTGCAATTGTTATGTTTAAAAGAAACAACGGCAGTTGAAAAACTTCAACTTATCCCGGAATTATTCCGTAAAGATGAAGATTATTCTGATAAATTAGTTCTGAAGAAATTTAAAAAAGCTGCTATCAGCACAAAAGGAACAGAGAACTTTGTTTGTACTGTTGACGGCGATGCAGGACCGGCCTTCCCTATTGAAGTAGAAATTTTTCATAAACAGCTGACTGTTTTTGTACCGTCTAACTGAATGGACAGGTAAGCTAAAAAAATCCAAAAGCAGTTGTTGCTTATTGGATTTTTTCTTTTTTAAAAGAAAGGCAGATAGATTTTAGAGGGATAAATTTAGCAATTTAGCGGTGATTTGATTAGAATAAAGATAATAGAAAAGCAGCCTTGTTTAGAGTATGGATCAGGAGGTGGGAAAAATGACTGAACACGACTTAAAATGGTGGGAAAAAGCGATTATCTATCAAGTGTATCCAAGAAGCTTTCAAGACACAGATGGGAACGGCATAGGGGATTTACCTGGAGTGATTCAGCGGTTGGATTATATTCAAAAGCTCGGAGTCAATGCTATTTGGTTGAATCCTATTTTCAAATCCCCACAAGTCGATAATGGATATGACGTATCCGATTATTATGCAATTGATCCGATTTTTGGCACAATGGAAGATGCAGAGCTTGTCATTAAAGAAGCACATAAACGTGATTTAAAAGTTATTTTCGATCTCGTTTTAAATCACACTTCTATTGAGCATCCATGGTTTCAAGAAGCGTTAAAAGGTCCTGAAAATCCTCATCGGAACTTTTATATTTGGCATGATGCTCAGCCGAATGGTGACTTGCCAAATAATTGGGCTTCAATTTTTGGCGGTTCTGTCTGGGAAAAAGAACCAGTGGGCGATCAATATTATTTTCATTTGTTTAAAAAGGAAATGCCGGATCTAAATTGGGATAATCCTCATGTCGGCAAAGCGATGGTGGATATTGGGAAATTTTGGCTGGACAAAGGAGTAGACGGTTTTCGGTTAGATGCGTTTATCCATTTAGATAAGTTGGATGACTTTCCGAGTGAACCTCCTTTGCATGATGGCGACTTGGTTTCGGCACAACTCATTAACGAAAATTTGCCAAATATTAAAAACTATATCCAAGATTTGACCAGTGCATTGCGTAAAGTAAAACCCGATGTTTTTATACTGGGAGAAGCTGCTTCGGCAGATGCCGATTTAGCAGTCACCTATTCTGATCCTACCAATGATATGTGCGATACCATCATTTCTTTTATGCTGTTTCCTGAGGACCATTCTGTAAAAGATCCCAGATTGCCGTTCAATATGCAGCATGCTATTCTGGATAAAAAACAGTTTAAACAAACCATGTCAGAATGGCAAAAAAAATTAGCTCCTTTTGGCGGTCCTGCTCTTTACTGGAACAACCATGATATGCCTAGAGCCGTTTCCCGTTTTGGGGACGATACGAACTACCGCGAAAACAGCAGTAAAATGTTGGCAACGCTGATGTATTTACAAAAAGGAATTCCTTTTATTTTATATGGTGAAGAAATAGGGATGCGCAACTTAATTCATACAAATCCGCAAGAATTCGAAACTCCCGGTGCAACAGCTTTTTATGCTAAATCGAAAGCTTTGGGTTATACTGAAGAACATATTTTAATGGAATTAAATAGTACAGCACGTGATGTGAGTCGAGGAGCGATGCAATGGGATGACTCTCAATATGCGGGGTTTTCAACTATGCCGCCTTGGAGCGGTGTCAATCGAGAAGAGGACTACAATGTTGCTGAAGAGGAAAAAGAAGCAAAGAGTATTTTAGCTTATTATCGTCAGATTTTAACCTATAAAAAAATGCCGATTTTTACAGAAGGAACGTTTCATATGATGGAAACGAAAGAGAGCCTATACAGTTATGAAAGAGTGTTGGGCACACAGCGGGCAATTGTGGTTTGTAATTTTTCAGATACGGAAGAACGGATGCAAGAAGATGGAATTATTGAAAAAGAATGGCAAGTTTTGATTCAAAATGAAGGAAACGACGTAGAAGGTAATTGTGTCACATTAGGACCATATGGAGCTGTAGTTTTATTAAAAGGTATTGCTGACAATAGTAAAGACAAAAAATAAATGAACAGGCTTAAGTGCTTGTTCTTTTTTGTTACCGTTAACATCTTATTTGGTATTGTAAGTGCTTTCCTGTTTCAGTATCCTTACATTAAGCACACTAAGATAGATAGGAGGCAGAACATGTCAGAAAAATGGTGGCAAGAAGCCATTGTATATCAAGTCTATCCGCGTAGTTTTCAAGATAGCAATGGTGATGGGGTAGGGGATCTTCGGGGTGTAATCCAGCGTTTAGATTACATTCAGTCATTAGGTGTTTCGGTGATATGGTTAAATCCTATTTTTGTCTCACCGCAGATTGATAACGGCTACGACGTTTCTAATTATTACGCAATCGATCCGCTTTTCGGAACAATAGAGGATGCAGAAGAACTGATAGAAAAAGCTCACCAATATGGATTAAAAGTGATATTTGATTTTGTATTAAACCACACATCAGATCAACATCCTTGGTTCCAAGAAGCGCTTAAAGGGCCAGACAATCCGTATCGTGATTATTACCTTTGGGCTGACGGTAAAACTGCTGGACAATTACCCAATAATTGGGCTTCTTTTTTTGGCGGAACGGTATGGGAAAAAGAGCCGGCTGGCAATCAGTATTATTTCCATTTGTTCGCTAAAGAAATGCCTGATTTGAACTGGAACAACCCGGAAGTGCAGCTATCTATGTTGGATATCGCAACTTTTTGGATGGATAAAGGTGTAGATGGCTTTCGTTTAGATGCTTTTATTCATATGGATAAAGAAGCAGGTTACCCAGATGTACCAAATATAGTAGATGGACAAATTGTTTTAGCAGAGGAATATTATGCGAACTTGCCTAAAGTAAATCATTATATGAAGAACTTTGCACAAGCATTGCGCAAACAATACCCGGATGTTTTTTTAGTCGGGGAAGCGGCATCAGCCAATATTGACTTGGCCGTTAATTATTCAGATCCGCTGAATGAAGCATGTGATGCAGTAATAACTTTTCGTTATTTCTCAGAAGATGACACAAAGAAAGACGTACGCTTGCCTTTGACGATGCAGTCAGGAAAGTTGGACCTCAAAGCTTTTAAAGCAACGATGAGCGAATGGCAAGATCGATTAGGAGACTTTGGCGGACCAACACTGTATTGGAACAATCATGATATGGCACGCGCGGTCTCGCGTTTTGGTGATGTGATTCATTATCGCGAAAACAGCAGTAAGATGTTGGCTACATTGATGTACCTGCAAAAAGGAATTCCATTCATTTTAAATGGCGAAGAAATCGGCATGAAAAATTTAGAGATTCCGACAATTGATAAATTTGAAGCACCAGAAGCAAAAGGCTTTTATGAAAAAGCATTAGCTCTAGGATATAGTAAGGAACATATTTTACGGGAATTAAATGCAACTAGTAAAGATGCTAGCCGCGGCGTAATGCAATGGGATGATTCTGTATTTGCTGGATTTTCAACTAGCCCTCCATGGAGCGATGTTAACCAAGAAGCCGATTATCATGTTGCAGCTCAAGAAGCAGATGAAAAGAGTATTTTAAATTATTACCGCAAGTTGCTAAATTACAAACAAACACCTTTATTTACTAAAGGCAGCTTTAAATTAATCGAAACGAATGATCAGCTCTATTGCTACGAACGCACACTAGGAAAACAAACAGCATTGGTCTGCTGTAATTTCACAGACCAGCCTGTGTTCTTTGAAGACGAACGTTTTACAGAAGAGAACTTTACCGTTTTGCTAACGAATGACTTCAATTCATTGGAAGGGAAATTAGGCAAATTAGGCCCCTATGGTGCAGCTGTTTTAGTGTTCGGAATCGATGAAGAAAATGAACCGCATGAAGAAAATCGAATCAGTGTATTTTAAATATAAAAAAATTAACCGATTAAGAATGGAGAATGTCAGTAATGGAAACAGCAGCAATTTTTCACCGTCCAGATAGCGAATATGCTTATTTATATAAGGCAAACGAAATGCATATTCGGTTGCGTACTAAAAAAGGCGATGCCGCCCAAGTCAATATTATTAGCGGAGACCCTTATTTGCATGGTACTAAAAAATGGTATTTAGACCACGTTCCAATGAAATTGATCGCCAGTACAGATATTCATGATTACTGGATGATCGCTATAGGAGCTGAATTTAAAAGATTGTCATATGGGTTTCATGTCATCGGCACAGATAGTCTTGAAGTGTTTTATGGCGACAGAGGAGTTTTTCCTTTTGAAGAAAAATATTTGGAAGAAGCCAATACTTTTTTCCGTATGCCCTATTTTCAAGAGATTGATCGGTTTAAATCACCGGACTGGGTGAAAGAAACCGTTTGGTATCAGATTTTCCCAGAGCGTTTTGCTAATGGAGATACAAGCAACGACCCCGAAGGCACACTGCCATGGGGAAGTAAAGAGCATCCAACACGAGATGATTTCTACGGAGGAGACTTGCAAGGCGTAATCGACCATTTAGATTATTTGGTGGATTTGGGGATCAATGGTATTTATTTCTGTCCGATTTTTAGAGCAACCTCTAATCATAAGTATGATACGACGGATTATTTTGAGATTGACCCTGATTTTGGTGATAAAGAAACATTTAAAAAGCTGGTTGATGAAGCACATAAACGCGGCATTCGAATTATGCTAGATGCTGTTTTCAATCATATGGGAATGTTGTCTTATCAATGGGAAGATGTGATTGAGAACGAAGCTGATTCTAAATATGCAGACTGGTTCCATATTCATCAGTTTCCTGTAAAACTAGATGATTCTTTAACTACAGATGAGTTGGAAAATGTCGGCGAAGTTCCTTATGATACTTTTGCTTTTACAGGACATATGCCAAAATTAAATACAGCTAACCGTGAAGTGCAAGATTACTTATTGGAGATTGCAGCTTATTGGATACGAGAATTCGACATTGACGCGTGGCGGTTAGATGTAGCTAATGAAGTAGATCATCATTTCTGGAAACGATTCTATCAAGTGACAACGGATTTAAAAGAAGATTTTTATATCTTAGGAGAGATTTGGCATTCTTCTCAAAGCTGGCTTCAAGGAGATGAGTTCCATGCAGTAATGAATTATGCTTTTACGGAAACCATCGAAGATTACTTTATGAAAAAGAAAATTTCAGCCAGCAAAATGGTGGCCGGATTAAACGAACAGCTTATGTTGTACCGCCAGCAAACCAATGAAGTGATGTTTAATGTACTGGATTCCCATGATACAGCACGAATTTTATCTATTAGTAAAGGAAATAAAGACATTGTTAAATCCAGCCTAGCCTTTACCTTTATGCAAAACGGCTCTCCTTGTATTTATTATGGGACAGAGATTGGTATGGATGGGTTTGATGATCCCGATTGCCGCAAATGTATGGTTTGGGATGAAGCGCAACAAGACCTTAATATGCTAGCTTTCACAAAAGAGTTGATTGCTTTTAGAAAAGAACATCAGCAAAATTTAAGTTATGGTGAATTAAATTGGTTTGATGTACGTGATAATGAAGAAGTAGTCGGTTTGAAACGCACTTTGGGAGAAGAAACGCTGATTGCTTATTTTAACCAAGGAGAACAAGATCTTGAACTGGTTTTAGACAATATACCTGAGATTGTTATAGGACACTTGACCTTTAGTGATAATCGCTTGTTGTCGATCAAGCAGAACGGATTTGTTGTTTTCAAAATTAACTAGTCAACTTTTTTTGCATTAAGCCGGCTGCTTTCTAAAGAGAGCAGCCGGCTTATTTTGAGACAAAGGTACAGTTCTATTACATAGAGTTGATGAATTAGTAAAAATCGCGAGTGCAAACGGTTGCTGAAAACGGTTCTTTATTCCATAATAAAGGTATAGATGGGTATTATACTTTTAAAAGGGAGGATTTTCATTATGTCGAATAAGCGTTGGAAAAAAATAGCGTTGGGTTTGGTATCTTTGAGCGCGGTATTATTGGCTGCTTGCGGAGGCGGAGGAAAGTCGGAGGATTCTTCAGCATCTGGAGGAGGATCTAAAGAATCAACCACTTTGAAAGTAGATGTGGATCCAAGGTACACAGAATATGTTAATGAAATGATTCCGGCATTTGAAAAAGAGCACAATGTAACCGTTAAAATAACAGAAAAAGATATGTTTGATTCGATTGAAGCTCTGCCGCTTGATGGACCTGCTGGAATTGGAACGGATGTACTCGTTGCTCCGTATGACCGCATCGGTATTTTAGGTCAGCAAGGACACTTGGCAGAAGTTAAGCTGCCAGATGATGGACGCTATGATGAGATGGATGAAAAACAAGTATTGTCCGAAGACAAAATATACGGGGCCCCTTTTGTAATAGAAACATTGGTCATGTTTTACAATAAAGACCTAGTCGATACAGCACCAGCGACTTTCAAAGACTTAGAAGAACTGTCAACAGATGAACGCTTTGCTTTTGAAAGTGAAAAAGACAAAAACGTAGCATTTTTAGCTAACTGGGTATCTCCTTACCATTACTTAGGTTTAATAACAGGGTATGGCGGTTATATTTTTGGAGATAACGGAACAGATACAACTGACATTGGCTTAAATACGCCAGAAGCAGTTGAAGCGATCAATTATGCGTCCAACTGGTACAAAAATACTTGGCCTAAAGGTGCATTAGATGTGACGAGTGCTGAGAACTTTATGAATGATCAATTCACCAGCGGAAAGACAGCTGCAGTCATCAATGGTCCTTGGGGAGCTGCAAGTTATAAAGAGGCGAATGTAAATTATGGAGTCAGTACCATCCCTACTTTGCCGAATGGTGAAAACTATCAACCGTTTGCCGGAGGATCAGGATGGGCGATCAGCAACTATTCAAAAAATAAAGACCTGGCTCAAGAATGGCTAGACTATGTTAACAATACTGAAAATTCTCAAAAACTATATGAATTATCTGCTGAGATACCTGCAAATCAAGAAACACGAACTTCTATCAGTAAAGGCGAGGACGAATTGACAAATGCCGTGATCGAACAATACAATTCAGCAATGCCGATGCCGAATATACCAGAAATGGAAGAAGTTTGGACGGGAACCGAATCGATGATTTTTGATGCAGCCTCAGGGAATAAAACACCTAAAGAAGCAGCGGATGATACAGTTAAATTAATTCAAGACAACATTGAGCAAAAATACAGCACTCAATAAAAGCGATTTTGGCAGAGACGCAATATGTCTCTGCCAATCCTTTTGGTCATTAAAAGTTATTGCAAGTCAACTCTATGAGAGTAAGAATGGATAAACCATCTTGTTACCGCTAACAAGCAAAAAACGATTGCAAGAAAGCGTTTTATCAATGATAATAAGAATGTAAGAAAGAGAGCAAACAAACCAAATAAGAGGGGGATATCAAAATGAAAAAAAGTAATTGGAAAAAGTATGCAGTCGGCTTAGTATCTGCAAGTGCTTTGTTGTTGGCTGCTTGCGGCGGAGGAAGCGGTACCGATTCAACGTCTTCATCTAACAAAGAAAAAAATAGTGGAGACGAGCTACATATATCCGTTGATACGGGGTACATTAAATATATTGATGAAATCAAAGAAGCATTTGAAAAAGAACACGATGTGAAAATCAAAGTAACTGAAAGAGATATGTTTGAACAGTTAGAAGCATTGCCTCTAGATGGACCAGCTGGAAACGCTCCTGATATTATGATGTCAGCTTATGACCGCGTAGGCCCATTAGGACAACAGGGACACTTAGCTGAGATCACACTAGGAAATGAAGAGCAGTATGATGATACAGATAAAGCACTAGTAACCATTGATGATAAAATTTATGCAGAACCTGCAGTTATCGAAACACTTGTTTTATACTACAACAAAGATTTAGTTGATAAAGCACCTGAGACTTTTAAAGATTTAGAAGCATTATCAAAAGATAAAAAATACGACTTCGCAGGCGAAGCAGGTAAAAATACTGGTTTCTTAGCAAAGTGGACTGACTTTTACTTCTCTTATGGATTAGTTGCCGGCTACGGCGGTTATGTATTTGGCGATAATGGAACAGACCCGACAGATATTGGATTGAATAATAAAGGAGCAGTCGAAGCTATCACGTATGCAACTGACTGGTTCCAAAACGTTTGGCCTCAAGGTATGCAAGATATCACGAGTTCAGATGCCTTTATTACAGACCAATTCTTAGCTGGAAAAGTTGGAGCGTTTATTGGCGGACCTTGGCAAGCAGCGGCTTTGCAAGAAGCTGGAGTGAACTATGGCGTATCGACTATCCCAACTTTGAACAACGGTGAAGAGTATCAAGCATTCGGCGGCGGAAAAGGATGGGTCGTCAGCAACTATTCTAAAAATAAAGATGTGGCACAAGAATGGGTTGATTATGTCACAAATACAGAAAACCAAAACAAATTCTATGATATGACAAATGAGATTCCTGCAAATCAAGAGTCGCGTAAATACGCAACAGGACAAGACGATGAATTGACGACTGCAGTAATTGACCAATTCAAAGAAGCTCAGCCAATGCCAAATATTCCTGAAATGGCAGAAGTTTGGGCAGGGGCAGAAAACTTGATGTTTGATGCTGCTTCGGGCAACAAAACACCTAAACAATCTGCAGACGACGCTGCAAAACTAATTTCTGAATCGATTGAACAAAAATACACTAACTAGTTTTGTGCAAATAGGAACGACAGCTATCGGCAGAGAATGTTTTTATTCTCTGCCGATAATTGTTAAATAAAGAGAAGGGGGAGAAAGAAATGGCTAAGACAACACAGCCTAAATCAAAAAAGAATGAAAAGAAAGCGATGATCTATTCCATTATCCCGGGAATGGGACAATTTTATAATAATCAAAAATTCAAAGGGTTTGTTTTTTTAGGAATCTTCTTATTATTTGTTTTTGAAATGCTCAGTTTTGGAATCAATGCATTTGAAGGTTTAATCACTTTAGGCAGTGTACCCGTAGAAGACCATTCCTTATTTATCATGATTAGCGGAACACTGCAATTGATCATTACGGTTATCTTCTTGGCTTTTTATGCACTGAATATTTATGATGCTAAAAAGGTTGCTGATAGATGGAACAACGATTTAAAAGTCAATACGACAGCTAAAACTGTTTTATATAATGTTTACGATAACGGTTTTCCTTATCTTTTGATCGTTCCTGCCTATTTAATGATGGCTTTTACTATTATATTTCCAGTTTTAGTTACTTTGTTTATGGCGTTTACAAACTATGATTTCTATCATATTCCTCCAGCAAACTTGATTGACTGGATTGGTTTTAAAAACTTTACAAATATCTTATTTTTAAGTTCTTATCGCGATGCATTTTCTTCAGTATTTAGCTGGACTGTAATATGGACATTGTGTGCCACCACGTTGCAAATATCTTTAGGAATCTTAACAGCAGTAGTGACAAACCAATCTTTTATCAAAGGAAAACGGTTCTTTGGAGTTATCTTCTTATTGCCGTGGGCTGTACCTGCTTTTATTACAATTCTGTCTTTCTCCAACATATTTAATGATAGTATTGGTGCAATCAACACCCAAGTTATTCCACTGATCAATCACTTACCATTTGTTGAAATCGGAC is a window of Carnobacterium mobile DSM 4848 DNA encoding:
- a CDS encoding sugar ABC transporter permease yields the protein MAKTTQPKSKKNEKKAMIYSIIPGMGQFYNNQKFKGFVFLGIFLLFVFEMLSFGINAFEGLITLGSVPVEDHSLFIMISGTLQLIITVIFLAFYALNIYDAKKVADRWNNDLKVNTTAKTVLYNVYDNGFPYLLIVPAYLMMAFTIIFPVLVTLFMAFTNYDFYHIPPANLIDWIGFKNFTNILFLSSYRDAFSSVFSWTVIWTLCATTLQISLGILTAVVTNQSFIKGKRFFGVIFLLPWAVPAFITILSFSNIFNDSIGAINTQVIPLINHLPFVEIGQIAWKTKAVWSKVAIILIQGWLGFPYVYVMTTSILQSIPEDLYEAAKIDGASAIQRFKEITLPMIFMVAAPTFITQYTGNFNNFSMIYLFNNGGPGSVGGGAGATDILISWIYKLTTGTSPQYSMAAAITLIISLLVITVSLLVFRKTNAFNMEDA